A genome region from Bufo gargarizans isolate SCDJY-AF-19 chromosome 2, ASM1485885v1, whole genome shotgun sequence includes the following:
- the LOC122926037 gene encoding protocadherin alpha-3-like, giving the protein MLYQRQDYQTKIRLVNFFLLQMSWDMVLSQLHYIIPEESKHGTFVGRIAQDLGLDIGEINSRMLHIVSRDEKEYFQVNLQNGILFIKETIDRESLCPNTPFCIIPLQVIVDKPVQMYRVEVEIEDINDNNPAFSPTVTNLIISEIKLPGSRFLLKVATDPDLGTNSVTHYELSANDYFALDFQKYINQIKSLELVLKKNLDREKQSVHNLTLTAYDGGKPRLSGTTHILVNVEDVNDNAPVFDQPFYQCSVNENAVEGMLVFKLNATDPDEGKNGEVLYKFSDMISSEAKETFKLDKYTGEIRVKGKLDFETVNMFEVQVEAIDHGDFQLVGHCQVLVTVLDINDNSPEMTVTSLSVPVPENSPQGTTVAIISVHDKDSGSNGKVNCYISEPSPFKVNPAFMSDFSLTLNEPLDREVKDAYEVMITARDEGSPSLSISKTLKIDISDTNDNVPRFVQSVDTIFIKENNPPGSHIYTASAYDPDIEQNSFITYSIRQQTIDGIPISSYMSINPENGKVFALVSFDHEQIAYFQCHIKATDAGLQALSSNLTLNIFIEDINDNTPTFTPLHSELTIKTSRSAKPGHLITKVKAIDLDSGYNAWTFYKLKDLGGSGKSPFTIAHQTGEITLKRSLTDSDNDEYRLHVIAQDHGEPFMTAEAQIVISVVEPGEELMFDNQETKVTFEAFSDENIYLVVAICIISSIFLITLIVFSVLRWQKYRDEINELKENYKICSNTGGSWMYSQHTQYQINSNSLRPKSDLIVFTPNNFQTPENEEQVNSQGVMLNASYKVRRMKANILWILLNMAYISYCIKPPKHYKIM; this is encoded by the coding sequence ATGCTTTACCAGAGACAGGATTATCAAACAAAGATCAGGTTGGTCAATTTCTTTTTGTTACAAATGTCCTGGGATATGGTCCTGAGTCAGCTGCATTATATCATCCCAGAAGAATCCAAGCATGGCACCTTTGTTGGAAGAATTGCTCAGGATCTTGGACTGGATATAGGTGAGATTAATTCCCGAATGTTACATATTGTCTCTAGAGATGAGAAGGAATATTTCCAGGTTAATCTACAGAATGGGATTCTGTTTATTAAAGAGACAATAGACAGAGAGTCATTGTGTCCAAATACACCCTTCTGTATTATTCCTCTACAGGTTATTGTAGATAAGCCTGTGCAGATGTATCGCGTAGAGGTAGAAATAGAAGATATAAATGACAATAATCCAGCATTCTCCCCCACTGTGACAAATCTTATCATATCAGAAATAAAACTTCCAGGATCTCGTTTCCTATTGAAGGTAGCTACAGATCCAGATCTTGGAACAAATTCTGTAACACACTATGAGCTCAGTGCAAATGATTATTTTGCATTAGAtttccaaaaatatataaatcaaatCAAGTCATTAGAGCTTGTGCTTAAAAAAAATTTAGACAGAGAAAAGCAGTCTGTTCATAACCTGACCCTTACAGCTTATGATGGAGGCAAACCAAGACTGAGTGGAACCACACATATTCTTGTAAATGTTGAAGATGTCAATGATAATGCTCCTGTCTTTGATCAGCCATTTTACCAGTGCAGTGTTAACGAAAACGCTGTAGAAGGGATGTTAGTGTTCAAGCTAAATGCTACTGATCCAGATGAAGGGAAAAATGGAGAAGTACTATATAAATTTAGTGATATGATATCAAGTGAAGCAAAGGAAACATTTAAATTAGACAAATACACAGGAGAAATAAGAGTGAAAGGCAAATTGGATTTTGAGACTGTTAATATGTTTGAAGTTCAAGTTGAAGCTATTGATCATGGAGATTTCCAGCTAGTTGGACATTGTCAAGTTCTAGTGACTGTTTTGGATATCAATGACAACTCTCCTgagatgacagtgacatcattatCCGTTCCTGTTCCTGAAAATTCTCCTCAGGGGACAACAGTTGCCATCATCAGTGTTCATGATAAAGATTCAGGATCAAATGGAAAAGTCAATTGCTATATTTCTGAGCCTTCACCATTTAAAGTAAATCCAGCTTTCATGAGTGATTTTTCTTTGACTTTAAATGAACCATTGGATCGAGAAGTGAAAGATGCATATGAAGTTATGATTACTGCCAGAGATGAAGGTTCCCCTTCCCTGTCTATCTCAAAAACTCTGAAGATTGATATAAGTGATACTAATGACAATGTTCCAAGATTTGTCCAGTCAGTAGACACAATATTCATTAAGGAGAACAACCCACCAGGGTCTCATATATACACAGCATCAGCCTATGACCCAGATATTGAACAGAATTCTTTCATTACTTACTCAATTAGACAGCAAACAATTGATGGGATCCCCATTTCCTCTTACATGTCCATTAATCCAGAAAATGGGAAGGTATTTGCTTTAGTTTCATTTGACCATGAGCAGATTGCATATTTCCAATGTCATATAAAAGCCACTGATGCAGGCCTACAAGCTCTAAGCTCTAACCTTACTCTAAACATTTTCATTGAGGATATTAATGATAATACTCCTACATTCACCCCACTTCATTCTGAACTAACAATTAAAACTTCTAGGTCAGCAAAACCCGGACACCTGATAACTAAAGTGAAGGCCATAGATCTGGATTCTGGATACAATGCTTGGACATTTTATAAATTAAAGGACCTTGGAGGATCTGGAAAATCTCCTTTTACTATAGCACATCAAACTGGAGAAATTACTTTAAAACGGTCATTGACAGATTCAGACAATGATGAGTATAGATTGCATGTAATTGCTCAGGATCACGGAGAACCGTTTATGACTGCAGAGGCGCAAATTGTTATATCTGTGGTGGAGCCTGGAGAAGAATTAATGTTTGATAATCAAGAGACTAAGGTGACTTTTGAAGCATTTTCTGATGAAAATATTTACTTAGTTGTTGCAATCTGCATCATATCAAGTATTTTTCTCATTACTCTAATTGTGTTCAGTGTGTTAAGATGGCAAAAGTACAGAGATGAGATCAATGAGCTGAAAGAAAATTACAAGATCTGCTCTAACACTGGAGGGAGCTGGATGTATTCTCAGCACACTCAGTATCAAATAAACTCCAATTCATTGCGACCTAAAAGTGACTTAATTGTCTTTACTCCAAATAACTTTCAAACACCAGAGAATGAAGAGCAAGTCAATTCACAAGGGGTAATGTTAAACGCCTCCTATAAGGTAAGAAGAATGAAAGCTAATATTTTATGGATTCTTTTAAACATGGCATATATATCATATTGCATAAAACCCCCAAAACATTACAAAATTATGTGA